CAGCTTTCATTCCGAACTCTACCGCACGTTTATTTAATACTGGTAAAACGCCTGGCATACCTAAGTCTACCACCGTTGTATTTGTATTTGGTTCTGCTCCAAAATGAGCTGGCGCAGAAGAAAATATTTTTGAATTGGTTTTTAACTCTACATGAACCTCAAGTCCAATAACTGTTTCAAAATTCATTGCTACGCCTCCTATAAGTTTGGTTTTTCTTTATGGAATGTGGTCGCTTGTTCAAATGCATGAGCGACTTTGTACAGTAACGATTCTTCAAAATAATTACCGATAATTTGTAAACCAACTGGTAAACCGTCTGAGAATCCACAAGGAACAGAAATTGCTGGTACACCTGATAAGTTAATCGGAACCGTCAAAATGTCATTCGAATACATCGTAATTGGATCATTAATCATTCCGTCAATTTTAAATGCCGTTGTTGGAGAACTTGGTCCAATAATAACATCATAGTTTTCAAATACATTCACAAAATCTTGCTTGATTAACGTACGAGCTTGTTGGGCTTTTTTGTAGTAAGCATCATAATAACCTGAACTTAGTGCGTATGTTCCAAGCATAATCCGACGTTTTACTTCATCGCCAAAACCTTCCGAACGAGTTTTCTTATATAGTTCTTCCAGCGTAGTAGCATTTGGCGAACGGTAACCATAACGAACACCGTCAAAGCGAGACAAGTTAGAAGAAGCTTCACTGGATGCTAAAATATAATAACTTGCCACGCCGTATTCAGAATGAGGTAAAGAAACTTCATCCCAAGTAGCACCAAGTTTTTCTAATGTTTTAAGTGCGTCTAATACTGCTTGTTTCACACCAGGATCTACACCCTCGCCTAGATATTCTTTAGGTACCCCAATACGAAGTCCTTTAATATCACCAGTTAAGCTATCAGAAAAGCGCTCTACTGGTTGGTTAATGGAAGTAGAATCATTCGCATCCAAACCAGAAATCGCTTCAAGTAAGTATGCATTGTCCTCTACATTTTTCGTGATAGGTCCGATTTGATCTAATGACGAAGCGAACGCGATTAAGCCAAAACGAGAAACACGGCCATATGTAGGTTTCATGCCGACTACCCCACAAAAAGCTGCTGGTTGGCGAATTGATCCACCAGTATCACTACCGAGTGAAAATAATACTTCCCCAGCTGCAACTGCCGAAGCACTACCACCAGAAGATCCACCAGGAACACGTGATAAATCCCATGGGTTATGTGTTTTATGGAAGTAAGAAGTTTCTGTAGATGATCCCATCGCAAACTCGTCCATGTTTAATTTCCCAATATTGATTGTTTGTGCATTTTTTAATTTAGACACAACGGTTGCATCATAAATTGGATCAAAGTTTTCTAAAATTTTACTTGCCGCTGTTGTCCGCAAATTTTTTGTCACGATATTGTCTTTAATACCAATTGGCAGACCGGCAAGCATGTTGTTTGAATCAATTCCCGCATCGCCAAGCTCTTCCGCTACACCAAGTGCTGTTTCTTTATTTAAAGTGATAAATGAACCGACTTTATCCTCTACGGCTTCGATTCGGTTAAATGATTCTGTTACTAAATCAAACGGTGTGATTTCTTTTTTTACTAATTTATCGTGTAATTCTTTTACTGAAAAATCAAATAAGCCCAAAATATTTTCCCTCCTTAGCGTATTATTGCTCCATAATTGTTGGTACTTTAAACATACCGTCTTGTTCGTCTGGTGCGTTTTTTAGCACTTCTTTACGG
The nucleotide sequence above comes from Listeria ivanovii subsp. londoniensis. Encoded proteins:
- the gatA gene encoding Asp-tRNA(Asn)/Glu-tRNA(Gln) amidotransferase subunit GatA, whose amino-acid sequence is MGLFDFSVKELHDKLVKKEITPFDLVTESFNRIEAVEDKVGSFITLNKETALGVAEELGDAGIDSNNMLAGLPIGIKDNIVTKNLRTTAASKILENFDPIYDATVVSKLKNAQTINIGKLNMDEFAMGSSTETSYFHKTHNPWDLSRVPGGSSGGSASAVAAGEVLFSLGSDTGGSIRQPAAFCGVVGMKPTYGRVSRFGLIAFASSLDQIGPITKNVEDNAYLLEAISGLDANDSTSINQPVERFSDSLTGDIKGLRIGVPKEYLGEGVDPGVKQAVLDALKTLEKLGATWDEVSLPHSEYGVASYYILASSEASSNLSRFDGVRYGYRSPNATTLEELYKKTRSEGFGDEVKRRIMLGTYALSSGYYDAYYKKAQQARTLIKQDFVNVFENYDVIIGPSSPTTAFKIDGMINDPITMYSNDILTVPINLSGVPAISVPCGFSDGLPVGLQIIGNYFEESLLYKVAHAFEQATTFHKEKPNL